In Rhododendron vialii isolate Sample 1 chromosome 9a, ASM3025357v1, the following are encoded in one genomic region:
- the LOC131301106 gene encoding 110 kDa U5 small nuclear ribonucleoprotein component CLO, producing MDESLYDEFGNYIGPEIESDQESDGVEAEDEDLPDKHAEEEDASDGEDAPGGISNGWMTTTNDIDMDNQIVLAEDKKYYPTAEEVYGEEVETLVMDEDEQPLEQPIIKPVRNVKFELGVKDSSTYVSTQFLLGLMSNPSLVRNVALVGHIHHGKTLFMDMLVEQTHHISTFDQNSEKHMRYTDTRIDEQERRISIKAVPMSLVLEDSNSKSYLCNIMDTPGHANFSDEMTAALRLADGAVLIVDAAEGVMVNTERAIRHAIQERLPIVVVINKVDRLITELKLPPKDAYHKLRHTIEVINNHISTASSTAGNVQLIDPAVGNVCFASASAGWSFTLLSFAKLYVKLHGIPFDANKFASRLWGDNYFDSDARVFRKKQPASGAERSFVQFVLEPLYKIYSQVIGEHKKSVETTLAELGVTLSNASYKLNVRPLLRLACSSVFGSATGFTDMLVHHIPSALVAASRKVEHIYTGPMDSSIRKAMEECDPSGPLMVNVTKLYPKSDCSVFDAFGRVYSGEIQTGQTVRVLGEGYSPDDEEDMTVKEVTKLWVYQARYRIPISKAPPGSWVLIEGVDASIMKTATLCNVDYDEDVYIFRPLQFNTLPVVKTATEPLNPSELPKMVEGLRKISKSYPLAITKVEESGEHTILGTGELYLDSIMKDLRELYSEVEVKVADPVVSFCETVVESSSMKCFAETPNKRNKITMIAEPLERGLAEDIENGVVSLDWPRKKIGNFFQEKYDWDLLAARGIWAFGPDKQGPNILLDDTLSSEVDKTLLNAVKDSIVQGFQWGAREGPLCDEPIRNVKFKIVDAKIAPEPLHRGSGQIIPTARRVAYSAFLMATPRLMEPVYYVEIQTPTDCLSAIYTVLSRRRGHVTADVPQPGTPAYIVKAFLPVIESFGFETDLRYHTQGQAFCLSVFDHWAIVPGDPLDKSIALRPLEPAPVQHLAREFMVKTRRRKGMSEDVSINKFFDEAMVVELAQQAADLHLQMM from the exons ATGGATGAAAGCTTGTACGATGAATTTGGGAACTATATCGGACCGGAAATAGAGTCTGATCAGGAGAGTGATGGGGTGGAAGCAGAAGATGAAGACCTCCCTGACAAGCATGCTGAGGAGGAAGATGCGTCCGACGGTGAGGATGCCCCGGGTGGTATCTCCAATGGGTGGATGACTACCACTAATGATATCGATATGGATAACCAGATTGTCCTTGCCGAGGACAAAAAGTATTATCCCACTGCGGAAGAGGTTTATGGGGAAGAAGTTGAAACGTTGGTTATGGATGAGGATGAGCAGCCCCTCGAACAACCCATTATTAAACCAGTCAGGAATGTAAAGTTTGAGTTGGGTGTTAAGGATTCATCTACGTATGTGTCAACCCAATTTCTTTTGGGTCTTATGTCAAACCCTTCCTTGGTTCGCAATGTTGCCTTAGTAGGACACATACACCACGGGAAGACTCTTTTCATGGACATGTTGGTTGAGCAGACCCACCACATTTCGACATTTGATCAAAATAGTGAGAAGCATATGAGGTACACGGATACGCGGATAGATGAGCAAGAGAGAAGAATATCCATCAAGGCTGTTCCTATGTCTCTTGTTCTTGAGGATAGCAATTCGAAATCATACCTGTGTAACATCATGGATACTCCTGGTCATGCAAACTTCTCTGATGAAATGACTGCAGCTCTCAGGCTTGCCGATGGTGCTGTCTTGATTGTTGATGCTGCCGAAGGAGTAATG GTTAATACAGAGAGGGCCATACGTCATGCCATTCAAGAGCGACTTCCTATTGTAGTTGTGATTAATAAG gtTGACAGGCTGATCACTGAACTTAAGTTACCCCCCAAGGATGCCTACCATAAGCTTAGACATACAATTGAAGTCATCAATAACCACATCTCTACTGCATCTTCAACTGCTGGGAATGTTCAACTTATTGACCCGGCTGTTGGAAATGTTTGTTTCGCAAGTGCTAGTGCAGGATGGTCCTTCACACTGCTATCATTTGCAAAACTATATGTCAAGCTCCATGGTATACCATTCGATGCAAATAAATTTGCCTCTCGCCTCTGGGGCGATAACTATTTTGATTCTGATGCCAGAGTTTTTAGGAAGAAACAACCTGCGAGTGGTGCAGAAAGGTCATTTGTCCAGTTTGTGTTAGAACCACTCTACAAAATATACAGCCAAGTAATAGGAGAACATAAGAAGAGTGTGGAGACAACTCTTGCAGAACTTGGTGTGACTCTCAGCAATGCATCTTACAAATTAAATGTTAGGCCTTTGCTTAGGTTGGCTTGTAGTTCAGTTTTTGGCTCCGCGACTGGATTTACTGATATGCTAGTTCATCATATTCCTTCGGCACTAGTAGCTGCAAGTaggaaggttgaacatatttatACTGGCCCCATGGATTCGTCTATTCGCAAGGCCATGGAAGAATGCGATCCGTCTGGCCCCCTGATGGTTAATGTAACCAAATTGTATCCTAAATCCGACTGCAGTGTTTTCGATGCTTTTGGTAGGGTTTATAGCGGTGAAATCCAGACAGGGCAAACTGTACGTGTCTTGGGAGAAGGCTATTCGCCGGATGATGAGGAGGACATGACAGTAAAAGAAGTGACAAAATTATGGGTATATCAAGCTCGTTATAGGATACCCATAAGCAAGGCTCCACCTGGTTCTTGGGTTCTCATTGAAGGTGTAGATGCTTCTATCATGAAAACTGCCACACTTTGTAATGTGGATTACGATGAGGACGTGTATATTTTCCGGCCCCTTCAGTTCAATACTCTTCCTGTTGTAAAAACAGCTACCGAGCCTCTAAATCCAAGCGAGCTGCCCAAAATGGTGGAGGGTCTAAGGAAGATCAGTAAGAGTTATCCTCTAGCCATAACTAAAGTTGAGGAGTCAGGAGAGCACACTATTCTAGGTACTGGCGAGTTATACTTGGATTCCATCATGAAAGACCTTAGGGAGCTTTATTCAGAGGTGGAAGTCAAG GTTGCAGATCCTGTTGTCTCATTTTGCGAAACTGTTGTGGAGTCGTCATCGATGAAATGTTTTGCTGAAACACCTAACAAGAGAAACAAAATAACCATG ATTGCAGAACCGTTGGAGAGAGGACTTGCTGAGGATATTGAGAACGGTGTCGTAAGCCTTGACTGGCCCCGGAAGAAAATTGGTAATTTTTTCCAGGAAAAATATGACTGGGATTTACTAGCAGCACGTGGGATCTGGGCATTTGGACCTGATAAGCAG GGACCTAACATTCTGTTGGATGACACACTTTCAAGTGAAGTTGACAAGACATTGCTGAATGCTGTTAAGGATTCTATTGTGCAAGG ATTCCAGTGGGGTGCCCGAGAAGGTCCACTTTGCGACGAACCTATAAGAAATGTTAAGTTCAAAATAGTTGATGCGAAGATTGCACCTGAGCCGTTGCACCGAGGTAGTGGTCAGATCATTCCAACAGCTCGACGGGTGGCTTATTCAGCATTCCTTATGGCAACACCACGGCTTATGGAGCCAGTATATTATGTGGAG ATACAAACACCTACAGATTGTCTGTCTGCAATATACACAGTATTGTCGCGCAGGCGTGGGCATGTCACAGCCGATGTTCCTCAACCTGGAACCCCAGCTTATATTGTCAAG GCATTTTTACCTGTGATAGAATCGTTTGGGTTTGAGACGGACCTGAGGTATCACACCCAGGGACAGGCTTTCTGCCTTTCTGTGTTTGATCATTGGGCAATAGTACCTGGCGACCCTCTTGACAAGAGTATTGCCTTGAGGCCACTCGAGCCAGCACCCGTTCAGCACCTTGCACGCGAGTTTATGGTGAAGACAAGACGTAGGAAG GGGATGAGCGAAGATGTGAGCATCAACAAGTTTTTTGATGAAGCCATGGTTGTGGAACTAGCTCAACAGGCAGCTGATCTTCATCTACAGATGATGTAA
- the LOC131301109 gene encoding GDSL esterase/lipase At5g33370-like produces MAVSSVILDCLRMISLGLILAVGLVAPQAEAARAFFVFGDSLVDAGNNNYLATTARADSPPYGIDYPTHRPTGRFSNGLNIADLISQLIGSQPTLPYLSPELRGQKLLVGANFASAGVGILNDTGIQFVNIVRIYQQLANFQQYQQRVSALVGKDQAKKLVNQGLVLITLGGNDFVNNYYLIPFSARSLQFALPAYIPFLIAEYQKILQRLYDLGARRVLVTGTGPLGCVPAELGMRSRNGECATDLQRAAALFNPQLVQMVTNLNNKTGSHVFIAANAQEMHMDFIVNPRAYGFVSSKIACCGQGPYNGLGLCTLASNLCANREQYAFWDAFHPSEKANKIIAQQIMSGSNKYMHPMNLSTIMALDSMA; encoded by the exons atggctgTGTCATCAGTAATCCTTGATTGTCTTCGGATGATTTCGTTGGGTTTGATTTTGGCTGTGGGACTTGTTGCTCCACAAGCCGAGGCCGCCAGGGCATTCTTCGTGTTTGGAGACTCTTTGGTGGACGCCGGCAACAACAACTACTTGGCCACCACTGCACGCGCGGATTCGCCTCCTTATGGCATTGATTATCCGACGCACCGTCCCACCGGCCGGTTCTCTAATGGCCTCAACATCGCTGATCTTATCA GCCAGCTCATTGGTTCCCAACCCACATTGCCTTACCTGAGTCCGGAGCTAAGGGGACAGAAACTACTTGTCGGAGCCAACTTTGCTTCTGCTGGAGTCGGAATACTTAACGACACCGGTATCCAGTTT GTGAACATAGTAAGAATATACCAACAGCTAGCAAACTTCCAACAGTACCAGCAAAGAGTGAGTGCTTTGGTAGGGAAAGACCAGGCTAAGAAGCTGGTAAATCAGGGGCTCGTTCTGATCACCTTGGGCGGGAACGACTTCGTCAACAATTACTATTTGATCCCTTTCTCTGCTAGGTCCCTTCAATTCGCTCTCCCGGCTTACATCCCCTTTCTCATCGCTGAGTACCAGAAAATTTTGCAG AGATTGTACGATTTGGGGGCTCGTAGGGTGCTGGTAACGGGGACAGGACCGTTAGGCTGCGTGCCAGCAGAACTGGGAATGAGGAGCAGAAACGGGGAATGCGCGACTGATCTCCAACGGGCTGCAGCCTTGTTCAACCCGCAACTCGTCCAAATGGTTACTAACCTCAACAACAAAACAGGCAGCCATGTCTTCATTGCTGCCAATGCGCAGGAAATGCACATGGATTTCATCGTTAATCCTCGAGCATATG GATTTGTTTCATCaaaaatagcatgttgtgggcAAGGACCGTACAACGGGCTCGGACTATGCACGCTGGCATCCAACTTGTGCGCTAACAGAGAACAGTACGCGTTCTGGGATGCTTTCCATCCGTCAGAGAAGGCAAACAAGATCATCGCACAACAGATCATGTCGGGGTCGAACAAGTACATGCACCCCATGAATCTCAGCACCATCATGGCATTGGATTCTATGGCATGA